The following are encoded together in the Camelus ferus isolate YT-003-E chromosome 30, BCGSAC_Cfer_1.0, whole genome shotgun sequence genome:
- the RBFA gene encoding putative ribosome-binding factor A, mitochondrial, which translates to MSGRWSLADMWAVLQELLRVHAGLVLGGARGLHSSPVSCRKNLLKKFASKTKKKFWYEGPSLGSHLTYKPSQLESLVKSTSKRARKEDHVRLRALNGLLHKALTGLLCTPEVSQEVCDLNVELSKVSLTADFSACRVSWKASLSAAQNAHTEAVLQRSAAHMRHLVMSQQILRNMPPIVFVQDKKYAAVAEVDRLLAVADFGPRDEKEELVQDDFRDPKALDAASPCDTPGPAVPSSLCGIDHEALNQQILEYKRGRGRGGTSPARPEHVAVLMKQVRKRRAHPPVDDDLSPKSFLLGLEGEEPLDGRRALPEEHGLGCEWGLPGAEQELEAKGKDRGDC; encoded by the exons ATGTCCGGTCGCTGGTCGCTGGCGGACATGTGGGCGGTTCTCCAAGAACTGTTGAGGGTCCACGCGGGGCTCGTTTTGGGCGGCGCCCGAGGCTTGCATAGCTCGCCGGTCTCCTGCCGCAAGAACCTGCTCAAGAAATTTGCTTCCAAGACCAA GAAGAAGTTCTGGTATGAAGGTCCTTCCCTGGGCTCTCACTTG ACTTACAAGCCATCCCAGCTGGAATCCCTAGTGAAGAGTACCTCCAAGAGAGCCAGGAAGGAAGATCACGTGCGCCTGAGGGCCCTGAACGGCCTCCTCCACAAAGCGCTGACGGGGTTGCTGTGTACCCCTGAAGTGAGCCAGGAGGTCTGCGACCTGAATGTGGAGCTCTCCAAG GTCTCTCTGACTGCAGACTTCTCCGCCTGCCGAGTGTCCTGGAAGGCCAGTCTCTCTGCAGCTCAGAATGCGCACACAGAGGCCGTGCTGCAGAGGAGCGCTGCACACATGAG gcaTCTTGTGATGTCCCAGCAGATCCTGAGGAACATGCCGCCGATTGTGTTTGTTCAGGACAAAAAATACGCAGCAGTAGCCGAG GTTGATCGGTTACTGGCAGTTGCTGATTTTGGACCCCGTGATGAAAAAGAAGAGTTGGTGCAAGATGACTTTAG GGACCCCAAGGCCTTGGATGCAGCATCGCCGTGTGATACCCCGGGCCCTGCCGTGCCCTCCAGTCTGTGTGGAATTGACCACGAGGCCCTCAACCAGCAGATCCTGGAGTACAagaggggccggggccgggggggCACCAGCCCAGCACGGCCAGAGCATGTGGCTGTGCTGATGAAGCAAGTGAGAAAGAGGAGGGCCCACCCCCCTGTGGACGATGACCTTTCTCCCAAGAGCTTCCTGTTGGGGCTGGAGGGTGAGGAGCCCCTGGACGGCAGAAGGGCCCTTCCTGAGGAGCACGGCCTGGGGTGCGAGTGGGGGCTCCCGGGAGCGGAGCAGGAACTGGAGGCAAAGGGAAAAGATCGAGGTGACTGTTAG